The segment CTAGCACGATGGCGGCGGTGACAACAAAACACAAAGACACCACACTAATGTAAAACAACGGGGAGTATTCATACAAGGTGATCAGGAACACCGCTGCCATTTCctataatttataaaccaaGTTATTAAATGCTCCTCTGGTAAACAGTTCCCATGACGGCCATGACAGTCAGGAACTCCTCAAATAGAACTACGGTGGCCTACAAGGCATATGAAGTAAACAACGCGTATCAGGTGAATGTCAAATATTTAACGTTACGTTTTTTTACCATAACCACTAATTAAGTTGATATTTGCGTTATAATCACATGTTTATATTAGACATATGTTGAGCTTTTTCtcaaatcatatttaaaataaaatatatttgttctgCCGACTCATGCAGGACCTTTAATTTGAAATATGGTTGATTTCGCCTTTAAATTACACAGTAAACAATAGTAAAAGTGGTTGAAATAACTACGTACATTTATTAGAGTACTGTTCTAAAGTACACATTTGAGCTACTtggaatacattatttttcttttaaatgtaaatttatttaatttttctgAAATTAGTAGTGGagtttattttgaaggtttgaAAAGGAAGCTTGGTGTGTCGTCATTAATTTGACATCATGGAGCGACTGAGATTTCCATCCTAGCTAGTAGTACCGTTATTATTCCAGCAGTTTTCACCCAAATACGAACGAGCAGTGTAGACAGTCAGGAAAGAAGGTGATATATGTTCAAATCGTCTGGGTACATATGTTAAACCTGAAGCGATAATGGTAAAGATGTGGTCGGGATCAGAACGGTTCATCATACAGATGTTACCAGATGGGGAGAAGGGAATCGTTAATCTGGTGTAATAGTCTGACGGTAGGGACATTTGTATGACGCTATTTCCATGTATTCTAGCCAAAGTATGAGCAATATGAAGGATACCCCGACTATCCGTCAACAGAGCTCGGAGAATAACTCCGTCAGCAGTAGTGAATGGGATATGGCAAATGATGTGTTTGTGACCAGCTACGACGACACTCCGATGGGAGAAGGTGTTGCTGCCGGGGAAGGGGATCCGGAGCAGCCCGGTCTGGACCGACACCTGCCGCTGCTGTCCCCGGATGGCCTGATGCTGGGCCTGGCTGGGGAAGAATACTCGGGCTCATCGTATCTGGACCCAAACTACACAGAAAGTGACGGGAATGTGACAACCAAAAAGCGCATACGGTCCAACAGCTCCCGGCACCGCGGCGAGGTAGTGACGGAGCTGGGACCGGAGGAGATCCGCTGGTTCTACAAAGAGGACAAGCGGACGTGGAAACCATTCGTCGGACACGACTCTTTAAAAATTGAGATTGTCTATCGGAGGTTCAGTGAACAGAACCCAGACAAGGTCAAACGCCCCGCGGAACCACCCGAGGCCGAGGGGAAGGAGGAAACCCAGGCAGAGAGCGGGGCGGTGGACGGGGTCCGGGCGGAGCCGCCGGTGCTGGGCGGCGGAGGGCAGCGGCTCTCCGGGTCAGACGAGATGAGGGACCCGGACGACATCCTCATCGGCGTGGAGGCAGTGTGTGTCAGAGGGGGGCTCTATGAAGTGGATATCAAGGAGAAGGAATGTTACCCCGTTTACTGGAACCGTAAGTTGTTCAAATACACCAACACCATTGAATTACTGCTACCAGTCTGTAgggtactgtactgtctgtactgtatgtactgtactgtctgtgctgTCTGTACTGCACAGTCTGTACGGCACAgtatgtactgtactgtctgtactgtctgtactgtccgtactgtactgtctgtactgtcggtactgtactgtctgtgctgTCTGTACTGCACAGTCTGTACTGCACAgtatgtactgtactgtctgtactgtactgtctgtactgtactgtgtactgtctgtactgtctgtactgcacagtctgtactgtactgtctgtactgtactgtcagTACTGTACTGTCCTGTCTACTGCACAgtatgtactgtactgtctgtactgtccgtactgtactgtgtactgtctgtactgtctgtactgtctgtactgtctgtactgcACAGTCTGTACAGTACtgtctgtactgtactgtctgtactgtCTACTGCACAgtatgtactgtactgtctgtactgtactgtcagtactgtctgtactgtactgtctgtactgtactgtcagtactgtactgtactgtctgtactgtactgtctgtactgcctgtactgtctgtactgtCTACTGCACagtctgtactgtactgtctgtactgtactgtcagtactgtctgtactgtactgtactgtctgtactgcctgtactgtctgtactgtCTACTGCACagtctgtactgtactgtctgtactgcACAgtatgtactgtactgtctgtactgtactgtctgtactgtAGGCTGCTGTCAGAGgaatactcaggtcttgtacttgtagaagtaccagagggaATACTCTTTTACTAGGAAAATCACGTTTTGTAATTGTTATTCAAgtaaagtataaaagtattgCCATTCTTAATATACTGTAAAGaacaaaaagtaaaagtagcctatgtgcagattggcccatgtatgttttgattataatgaaTGCATGTGTTTATAAAGCTGGGTGAATGAAGGTGGAACtcattttaattactttatTTACTGCAGGCAGGGTAATGTGCTTTTAGTACAACTGGTACATACTGTAACTGTTAAATACAACCTATAAAACGATTTCATCCACTATTTCTGCCATGACTAAAACGTCTATTCATAATTGTTAAAATAAGACAATGAGTCAGTTCACCAGTTACTTGTTAGTATCAGTTAAATGTGCTAATAGGCCATTTCCTTTACCATGATAACAAACACAGAACATTCTTACATTAGACAATCTGCAGCCATTTAATTTTTGAAACGCTTCTGCTTCATAATGACTTAAAGACTACATTGATTAGGTATTGCGATTACTTTTTTTGCTGAATTTACAAAAATGTCAGTCCTAaacttaaaatacaaatatgattgCAACTCTTGTTCACTATTTATCAGAAATAAGAACATTTTGTGTTTTCTGGCAAACTTTCTTGCAAAAATAGTTTCAATATCATCATTTGTATTTCTGCTGCTACTataggggtggggaacctccggcctccgggccgtatacggcccgcgagaccatttggtacggccctcgaggtaatttataaacacacgcaaaaaagaaaagaattcTAGACCGcagaataattaaacaagcgagtgcctgtttttcctggccaagggcagggtccttgaacacaacacgagcctaacgtgtcatcacgtggtatgtgtctcgtctgacaggagtGTAGTTctaacggagagcaccagaacgctgctccgggccgggacttcacaaattgcagtaaccataaggagctgtacacatgccgcagtttttgcgtggctgtgtctttagttgagagcccagtggcgatctgctcatctgtcatgcctcatctgtcatacaatcaataactttgttgttattagcatctggttagctatgctaacgaatacaagaagctttttctactacCAGTGttgtaaaggcacatctttatatgatcattatagttatcaaaaaacaagagaataaagtaaacaggtataaaatactatatgacagtaaaaaaaaagttattattaaacaagaatacagtttaaaagttgtaaaatatccataaagaagaaaatctgcttacagttctgtttcatgtgggtgttgagagatgtatccatagatctattAATTgtactctcaaagtgcaccagattgatgcttttaacttcaacattcaaAACAAATCTTCCTGGTGGTGCATGCCCCCAAACTAGGTGAGGTtagacccccctccccccccccccacttaaatcatgtccgcatggatatgaaactaaatacatttgcacacatcttgtgtccatatatttctgttttggtggtcatgccacggtGCATGCATGGtcaaatatctggattaagaggttgcttgttctttgcacagcatgaaagaaaggcgaaatgaatgggctgtgattttagttttttaagcagacgttgagttcaataatttgtacggccctcgaaggatgttgtaaaaattgaaatggaggaaaaaggttccccacccctgatttaaaCAGTCAAACTGCTGATACCATTGAACAGTGGTCATgaccaggggcgccgtaagttaggacgattcgaagggcccgtgactgacgggggccccaaaaaaaatgtaagtaacctttcatcaatcctcaataattaacattaatagaacgttatattgataaagtactcactaaacttatgattcatttaacttattttcttccaaaagtaaattacccaaagcctatgtacacccccttctatttacatgtaatggtttggtcctgcctccaaacgcggtgcggcaccggcacttgcagagagtgaaagcatgtgaggagggatgctagtacttagcctacatacgtgtgttgtaccatgtttcaacgaccatgtttcaggctctaagaaaagaagagaaaggagagaaagacaagagagagggactaaagggcgatatgtcacccagtttttcacaagaaaaggtgtggtgagcagcattgtgttgattGACATGCCGCTTAACATAtttgaagggagactggaatacaaaaaaaatatatatatcaaaacaaaaggctaacatctaattttaattatacatttcaaacacagtattttcccacatagccaatgatctacataaaacaaaatactgcttttagtctatttaggatgatggacagtttgaagccttgagtgatcagtctgtattaggtaaacaaaaatgttaatcaccgacattttggttatgatattaatactaatgttattatattaaagctggggtggggaacctctggCCCCCaggccgtatacggaccgctagaccatttggtacggccctcgaggtaatttataaacaaagtggcctgtgcctggtggtggggcccaatgtgatatattttcatggggcccaacatCCCTGGCGCCGCCCTGGAACAGTCTAAACATATTACATCCTCCCAGGGCACTTAAAAAACTGAACCGTTgagtttaattaaatgtattaggtccacagatttcacataactgtattaggtaagttgaaagcaataatattaagttgaaccaaaTATTGTATTTAATAACTTAACTACCTAATATTATtgtttcaactaacctaatacagttatgtgaaatctgttgacataggacatttaattaaagtcaacgtttcagtttttccATACCGTTCTCCTTGATTTCTtgtcttttaaatgttttcattgccAAAGATAATAATTCACTGATTTTCCCTTTCACTAACTAACTATACCCCGTGTCGTATCTGTGTCTCATTCATTTAACATCTCTTTAATCCCATAAAGTATCTGTTTTCTGTACTTTGATAAAGATGTGGAATTAGAGCAAGCCTATAGGCTAAAACAACCAGTGAAGTCAACGTGATGTGGTGTCCCTCAGAGCAAGACCGTATCCCTGTGATGAGGGGGCAGTGGTTCATCGACGGGACGTGGCTTCCCCTGGAGGAGGACGAGAGTGACCCCATCGAGATCGAGTACCTGGCCCGTTTCCGAGGGCAACAGATGAGGGACACCTACGAGATGGAGGTGGTGGACACCACAGTGGACAGCAAGGATGGTGAGGAAGACGtagaaatatatgtgtgtgtgtgtgtgtgtgtgtgtgtgtgtgtgtgtgtgtgtgtgtgtgtgtgtgtgtgtgtgtgtgtgtgtgtgtgtgtgtgtgtgtgtgtgtgtgtgtgtgtgtgtgtgtgtgtgtgtgtgtgtgtgtgtgtgtgtgtgtgtgtgtgtgtgtgtgtgtgtgtgtgtgtgtgtgtgtgtgtgtgtgtgtgtgtgtgtgtgtggagatacATGTGCACAGAAGCTGCAGGTGTTGGGAACATGGTCGGATTCAGAACTAGGACACAAAATAAGTCAGGTGATGTTATTCCAGCTCTACCAATAAGAGAAGAGAAGACGAGGGTGTGTGAGGTCTGTTTGTAAATTGgtgggttgggagggttactttcaaaATGTAATCCGTTACAATAACTAGTTACTTGTCCataaatgtaatcagtaatctgAGTATTTTATATAGAAAAGAAAGATATTTGATTTGAAAAATGTTGGAGTACTAGTTTCCTGCTACTAAtctctatttaaaaaatatatatataatagtaatctgattacttttGTTATGTTAATGTCATGGAATACTTATTGTTGTATCCTGATGATGAATCCTCGTTACATGTAATCCGTTATCCCTCCAGCCTGATtgtcacacacaccccacacacactcgACACACTCGACACACCCACATGGGGAACGGTACATTAATTATGCTGGATAAAGTGTGTCACCTGCTGTTAATTACTGCGACTGTCACCCAGCCATCCACAGCCGGAAACTGAGCCGGAGTCACGTGGACTGGCACAGCGTGGAGGAGGTGTATCTGTACAGCGACGCCACCACCTCCAAGATCGCTCGCAGTGTCACACAGAAACTGGGCTTCTCCAAAGGTAAGTGTGTGAGCGGTGTGTCTGTATGGGGTCAGATTAGTGTCAACATAAATAattgcacacagaaggatttacAAATGCAATTCTGgatttataaataaatgtctatctacaaaagtaattttcaatcCACACACAAATACTGTTTCGTTTTATATAAATGTAATTCAAAATCCATACACAAAAAATTAGGCAAGTTtacgcattagcattagcattagcatgaatTAACGGCAACAATTATTTTATCGCACATTaacatcatcaagagagacaatgTTCGTAACTTAGGAGAACTGATCCTTAAAAACCAATGAACACATTAATTAAAGCGTGACTACAATTTGTAGGTGACAGAACTGATTTAGATATAGGCCGTAGCTCAGACCCTGGGGACCTGGCTTCGGACCCCTGCAGGGGCCGAGTATGGGCTGCGGACTGGGTTATGGTCCCTAAAGAGGTGCTAGACATCATTGCTGTGGAGAAACATCACTTCAGTTAATAATGTGCCCTCTTATGTCTTCAGCCTCCAGCAGCGGGACACGTCTCCATCGGGGATACGTGGAAGAGGCGGCACCTGAGGACACCCCACCCGAAACCACCCACATCGTCTTTGTGGTGCATGGCATTGGCCAGAAAATGGACCAGGGTCGCATCATCAGGAACACCAGCATGTGAGAGACACATTCCCATTGGAAGCACAGATCATTGGAAAGGGATTCAGAATGCATTGAAGTGACTTTTTGTGTTGGCGGGCAGGATGCGAGACGCTGCCAGGAAGATGGAGGAGAAGCACTTCTCAGATCGCACCACAGAGCATGTGGAGTTCCTTCCTGTGGAGTGGAGGTCAAAGCTGGCTCTGGATGGAGGTACCCTGCACCTCGACTCACCACGTCCAACACAAAGCAGTCTGGTTCAGAGGTTCTTCTGCCTGACATGTTTAAATGGACAGGAACAAGCCTAGTTTCACTATTGAATTCAGAACTGAGACTTATTCACTATTCAATTATTACAATGCCAATAGACATGGCGTAGTACAAATGTCAATATGGCatatcaaataaaaatgttcagGAAACACACAAAGAATGGTTATTGCTGACGGCTGGGCATAAACAGAGAGAAGCCATGAAGGCTGAGAGGAAACAATCGGACTAAAGTGAACTCAAGGGaatttataaatatttaatgAAGCAGTGTGAAAGGGAACGCACGAGAAATCCCCCCAACAGTGGGATACAAAGTCGTATTGACCTAATTGGAACTTGAAACAGGTCATTTGGATTATTAAATATCAAAGGGGTTTATCCTGTTAGGGGCATGATCAAA is part of the Pseudochaenichthys georgianus chromosome 24, fPseGeo1.2, whole genome shotgun sequence genome and harbors:
- the ddhd1b gene encoding phospholipase DDHD1b; translation: MYSSQSMSNMKDTPTIRQQSSENNSVSSSEWDMANDVFVTSYDDTPMGEGVAAGEGDPEQPGLDRHLPLLSPDGLMLGLAGEEYSGSSYLDPNYTESDGNVTTKKRIRSNSSRHRGEVVTELGPEEIRWFYKEDKRTWKPFVGHDSLKIEIVYRRFSEQNPDKVKRPAEPPEAEGKEETQAESGAVDGVRAEPPVLGGGGQRLSGSDEMRDPDDILIGVEAVCVRGGLYEVDIKEKECYPVYWNQQDRIPVMRGQWFIDGTWLPLEEDESDPIEIEYLARFRGQQMRDTYEMEVVDTTVDSKDAIHSRKLSRSHVDWHSVEEVYLYSDATTSKIARSVTQKLGFSKASSSGTRLHRGYVEEAAPEDTPPETTHIVFVVHGIGQKMDQGRIIRNTSMMRDAARKMEEKHFSDRTTEHVEFLPVEWRSKLALDGDRVDSITPDKVRGLRDMLNSSAMDIMYYTSPLYRDEITRGLTLELNRLYSLFCSRNPDFEKNGKVSIVSHSLGCVITFDIMTGWDPVRFHHQEVPDPEEAKARWPNGEERHLQEQLRLTRLRLRDLEDQFQGLRTSSSAVPELKFKVENFFCMGSPLAVFLALRGIRPGNSCVQDHILPTSICKRLFNIFHPTDPVAYRLEPLILKHYSNIAPVQIHWYNTTSPTRYDQVRPTLLNPPKETASVSDSESIPSPCTSPPQVRRHYGESITSLGKASIMGAASIGKGIGGILFSRFSRSSGQVGGVEEEPLDPEGGASEVETVASGEEGVSVAETEEKDKEIEEERTEVEPVMSQSISAVMDSTSLELERRIDFELREGLVESRYWSAVTSHTAYWCSYDVALFLLTFMYRPQEPMEPAEDSPETS